The window gtaaataaattacacttaatcacattactttcattttaaataaatttattttttttataattttaaagaattttgatacattagagacaaaaggtataatttatattttattgtatatatattatttttttcttttctgcaagtttatatactagtcattatacaaacatttcatgataactaaaaatttttaagagtaaaattataaaaaaaattaatttatttaaaatgaaagtaatatgattaagtgttagatgtgattaaaaaataattgaatactatgtatagtaaaaaattgatattattgaaggataaaattaaaatttatttctatgtatgatttttgtccctaatgttttcgtcctatttaagtccctaacgttttaaaatcgtctcaattttgtcccgccgttaattatgttaacggatccctaacggcaggacaacattgagtcagttttgaaacgttagggactcaaataggacgattgaaacgttaaggacaactttgggacttaccccaaacgttggagacaaaaacgatattttactctagttattaataataaaatgtttTTGTTCTAAATTATAAAAGGAGTAACATAGCCACAAAAATAacctttttaatctttttaaaattaatcctTAAAGTGGTatttaatcttttcaaaattaatatttgaggggcattttagttttagaattaaGTAAAAGTGTAGtttaatcattttaaaattaaatttcttatttataatataattaaataaaattaattttaaaagttattatagtacttttaaaattagttaaaaggataacttttgtatttttaaaaataaataaaaaagttatcttttgaaaattaaaacatattttagtcattttaataaatttagtcAAAAatgtattttagtaatttataattGATAATTGATGATAAGGGAATTttagtataaattattatataatatattttagaaaaataatgataCCGACATCATCTTACGTACGCATTAATTAATGATCTTAGGCATGCATCAAATCAGCCAGTCAGCCACCAGCAGTTTTATAGAGCAATGCTAGCAATTCCTTCATAATCTTTCTCTATAGCTTGCATAGCTTGAACATGGCTTCCTCAACCTTAATGTTATTTCTTCTGGTCTTGTACTTTTCATTTCAATTCTCGTCATCTTTAGATGCACTGAACAAAGGCTACTCCTCTCTCTCAGTGGACAAAGCCGAACAAGATGTCATTGTTTCAGAAAATGGCATGTTCTCTGCGGGCTTCTTTGAAGTTGGTGATAATGCCTTCTCCTTTGCAATATGGTTCACTAGAAGGACTGATTCCCAAAATATTACAACTCCTACTGTTGTTTGGATGGCAAATCGTGACCAACCTGTGAATGGAAAGCGCTCAAAGATTTCTCTCTTGCACACCGGCAATCTTGCTTTGGTAGATGCAGGTCAGTTCCAAATATGGTCTTCTGAGACCGAGTCATATCTTCCAACAGAATTACGACTCGGAGATGATGGCAATCTTGTTCTACGAGAGTTGCAAGGAGGACGTATTCTGTGGCAGAGTTTTGATTTCCCAACGGACACTCTTCTTCCCGGACAACATCTCACCAGAAGTACACAGTTAGTTTCTTCAAGAACAGAGAGTAACCATTCCTCTGGTTTCTATAAGTTGTCCTTTGACAATAGAAACGTTCTTACCCTTCTTTACGATGGCCCTGACGTGTCGAGCACTTATTGGCCCGATCTTGTGCTCAGAGTTTGGGAAGCTGGAAGGTTTACTTACAATAGTAGCAGAATTGCAGTGCTAAATCCTCTTGGACATTTTGATTCGTCAGATAATTATAGTGTAAGAACATCTGATTACGGTGTGATGCTGCCTAGAAGGTTGACAATCGATCATGATGGAAATCTTCGAGTGTACAGTCAAGATCTATCACAAAAATGGTACGTCTCAATGCAAGCCATTTCTAACAGTTGCAGCATTCATGGGATTTGTGGTGCAAATAGTGTTTGCAGATTTGATTCTAAAAAGGGAAGGAAATGTTCATGTGTTCCTGGGTACAAAGTGAAGAATCAAAGTGATTGGTCTTATGGGTGTGAATCCATTTTTTCTGCTACGTCTAATGAAAGTGACTTTACTTTCTTGGGATTGGACCGAGTTGAGTTCTATGGCTATGACTACAATTTCATACCCAATTGTACCTACACTGATTGTGAAAACGGGTGCTTGAATAGTTCTCATTGCAAAGGGTTTCAGTATTCATATGACAACGTTAAGGGCGTCTTCAAGTGCTATCAAAAAAGAGAATTGCTCAACGGACATTTGCCAGGAGCTGCGAGAACTATAACCTACTTGAAAGTGCCCAAAGGGAAAAGCTTTCCCCCCAGCTATGAAGACTCTGTCATCAGAAACAGTGATTGTTCTGTGAAAATTCATAGAGAATATTTGAAAAAACATGTAAGCCATTTTGTGAGCTTCCTTTTGTGGTTTGCCGCTGCAATTGGAGTTCTTGAAATGACTtgcatttttgttgttttattcTTAATCAAGTGCCAGCACAATTCTAGCATAGATCCACATGGCCATCATCTTGCAGCGGTGGGATTCAGAAAATTTAGCTATTCTGAGCTAAAAAAGGCGACAAAAGGATTCAGCCAAGAGATTGGAAGGGGTGCAGGAGGCACTGTATACAAAGCTCTATTGTCGGATCAAAGAATTGCTGCTGTAAAGAAACTCAATGATGCTAAGCAAGGAGAAGGTGAATTCCTTGCTGAAGCGAGCATCATTGGAAGGCTCAACCACATGAACTTGATTGAAATGTGGGGTTATTGCGCCGAGGGAAAGCATCGGCTATTGGTGTACGAGTACATGGAAAATGGTTCTTTGGCAGATAACCTCTCATCCAATACACTTGATTGGAGCAAGAGGTATAACATCGCTCTCGGAACAGCAAGAGGTTTGGCATATTTACATGAAGAATGCTTGGAATGGATTTTGCACTGTGATATAAAACCTCAAAATATTCTCTTGGATTCAAATTATCAACCCAAGGTTGCAGATTTCGGATTGTCCAAGTTATTGAACAGAGATGTTCTCACCAACAATCCAAATTTCTCAATGATAAGAGGAACCAGAGGGTATATGGCGCCTGAGTGGGTTTTCAACCTAGCAGTTACTTCCAAAGTGGATGTTTATAGCTATGGAATTGTTCTCTTGGAGATGATAACTGGAAAGAATCCGACAGCAGATATTCAAGCAATTAATGGAGAAGAACCATACAATGGGAGGCTAGTAACATGGGTGCGAGAGAAAAGGAGAGAATGTGCATCTTGGGTGGAGCAAATCTTGGATTCTGCATTAGGGTCAAATTATGATGAGAATAAGATGGACATTCTGGCTAGAGTGGCTTTGGGTTGCATAGAAGAGGACAAAGAAGAGAGGCCTACCATGAGCCAAGTCGTTGAAGTGCTTCAAAACCAAGATTGTGATCCTAATGGTGGAGTATACTATTAATCAAATTATGATTATCAAACACTAGAAGTGGGTCTTTCTCAGAgaacaaagaaaatgaaataatgCATTTCTTGCCCCTGGTTTTGTCTTGCAACTTGGATTATTATATGTAATATAGCATGTGCTATATTAATTATGTTATCAGTAGTTATGCATGTAAGTTTTTAATAAATAGGTTATAAATGTAGTTTTCAATTATCTATGTTAATAAAGATGTGGGGAAAAAATAGAACTGAAACTACTACTCCAAATCTATGTTAAGATTTTGTGTATTAATGTGTTGGCGAGAAGTTATGTGCTTCATGAAATAAATCGTGTTGTTTGATTTGTGCAAAGGTTTATTTAGTTTGACAAGGTTCAATGTTTTATCATCTTGGTTTGGGTCAGTCAGATTTGAGCTCATGGAATTCTATGTGTTGCTTGGGTGACTTTTATCATCTTTAAACCAAATCGAACAGCTCAAGATTCTTgaaatttttatcttctttttttggtGTTTGTTTATGCAGAAACTAAATATTAATATCCCAATATGCTTTTCTTTGTGAACATCTATAATCTCTAATATACTCATACGGTGTTGtataatttgagttttaaatgaaATATTGGTTTCATAACACCAACACAGCTTTGTTCTTAAAGCTTTAACTCAGCTTTTTCAGTTAGCATATCAAATTATGTACTCTGGGGCAATGTGAGAATTGAGGTGGACTGAGTTAAGACTAAGCATTAACTATATAATCTTGCCTTTACTTTATTCAGGTGTATAAGAGCATATGGAACACCTTGATAAGTCAATGAATCTCTAGCTTCAGAAATTATGTCAATTAAATAAGCCTTATCTcactaggtggggtcggctacatctATCATGTATCTAGTGAGATTGTTCACATAGAGATCTTGCTTGGTCACCTAATGCAGGTTCTCTAAATTGTAATTTTAATGCAGGCTCACATAGCAATAAAGCAACCTGGTTATAGCTGGGTagaaatcaacaataaagtaCATGTCTTTGTGTCGGATGGAGTACATGTCTTTGTATCGGATGGGGCACATCCTCACATCAGGGAAATCCATTTGAAATTGGAGGAGCTTGGTGAAAAGCTAAGATTGATTGGTTATGTACCACAAATTGGAACATGTGCTTCATGATGTTCCAGATACAGAGAAAGAAGAACATCTTAATCACCATAGTGAGAAGTTGGCTCTTGTCATTTGCCCTTATGAGCAATAGCCATGTGAAAACAATACGAATCTTCAAACACCTGCGGATCTGTTGCAATTGCCATAATTTTATGAAGCATGTCTCAAAGATCACAACTCAAGAAATAGTTATTTGCGACACTAACCGATTCCACAGCTTCAAGGATGGATCGTGCTCCTGTCAAGATTATTGGTGATTTGGCTGAAGAAACTAAACTATTGAACTTGTTTTCATGTCATTCACTGCTTTGAAAAGAACTACTTGTGCTCATCCATGTCCCTACTGCTGAGAAGTGAGAAGAAATCAAACTAACTCTAGCAAGGTAATGAATTTAAgtacttccttctttctttccttttttctttctgcAACTTCATAGCTATAAAAGCATTTTTAATCTCACTCATGCCGAACTCGCGAAGTAAAAGAAATGACTGAGGGTTAAATATTTATAATGGTATGCACCAAGCTGTCTCAATTTTTATTTGTGGTTCATAAAAATTTGATAGGAGGTTTGTTTTTTGGTGTACACTTTCTTTGAATGACGCATTGAATCTGAAGAGTAATTAGAGAGATTACAGACTTAGGTCAGAGTGCATATTAAAATTGCAATGTCAATGTCTGAACAAtacgtttaattttttttttttatcacattttttgtACTAATATAAGCATCCATCGGTAATTGTTGTACTACCCAATACATCATCAAAAGGCCTGTTCTCTGCAATCAGTAAAGAAAGGTGCTTTCTATATCAATTATAATGTCTTAATTGGTTTCTATGCATCCAGCACGCTAATATTGATGATCTATTGGGAAAAGTTCTCTAGGGTAGTGTTTGGaagagagacagagattgaaagactgagactgagagactgagacaaAGAGTGAAATAAGtctcagtattgtgtttggtatAAAGTAGGAGATAGCGACTGAAATAAGAATgaagctctaatttaatttgcataaagggtaaagttgaaattaattaattgaaatggggtattttaggtataaaatattattaaagtttcagtctccgttCCCAAAAATTTCAGTCCTctatgtccctactttttggaagtactgaaatactgaaattttagtacTAATTTCTGGACCAACAAACACAATACCGAGTTCCAGTCTCTCAGTCTTTGTTCTAATACCTCAAAACAAGCGCTACCTAAAAGATAGAACTTCTGTGGAAAGCAGATGGAATGCTCCTCATTGTCAAATGCATCTTGCTGTTGTGACTGCATCCTGTTATTCAGGTTTGGCATCTAAACTAAATTTAATTGTGTATAGAGGAATGACATCATGCTTGGAAATCATTGTACAGAAAAATTCCCATTTGTGATGAATAAAGtaattgtttttttattcaacttGACAAAAtagctttccttttcttgttttatttcaattaatgttATGAATGCTTTATTTTCTTTGGATATTGTTAGTTTATATTTCTTGATGTTAGTTTTATGTTTGTTGCAAATTCGGTAATCTTAGCTTTACATTTTCATTATTTGTAAGTTTATGTTTTATAATTGCACATCAAATGTTTGATGAATTGTCTAGTTTAGAAATAGAATAGTTTAGTTATTTGTCTTGGAATATGACTTGGATCGCGTCTTGAGTTGCTATCAACTACTAACTCCTAAATTCATAGTATACAAACTCTTACAAAAATACTAAAGTCCAAtgcattaaaatagaaaaatcattAACAAACAAGTAATGATAATTaacaaatatactaaaatctccaaatacaaaccctaaacccaaattttatagaatttttgTGTTGTTTTAGTAGAATTTCTATGTAACATTTAaagaatttctattttcttttcaaaaacttccttttttttctcctcggtaaaaaaaaattattttgcttTCATTGAGATTAATTTAAGATTCTTAAAAAAACCACTAATAAAGAATCATGAGCGGATGAGAGAGCGGAGGAGAGTGTTCGAGGAAGAAATACAGTGAGGAAGCCGGCAATGCCGGTGGCAGAGATAAGAGAAAGAGTGCAAGGGGGGTTTGTATCTGGGGACAAAGAGGGGATCAACTTGGGAGAGACGGTCAAATCTTTAAAGGTATCCTTTAGAGATAAGTAGTGGGTGCTAAGACGGCTAAGGCTTTCACATGGGTAGAATCTCTTTCTGGATAGCATGGCTGTGATGATTGGAAAGTAGGGGGACTCCACACCACCATGTATAACTTTTTCGGAGAAAGCTAGATCTTCTTTGGCTAAACTATCCGGATGCAGTGGTTATTAAGGTGTTAGGAAAGCGTTTTAGTTACACAGCGCTTCTTCACAGGCTTAAGGTCGTATGGCGCCTCAAAGGTGGCTTTGAATTATTAGATGTTGGGTTTGAATATTTCATGGTTAAGTTTGATTTTTTCGAAGATAGGGAGAGAGTGCTCTTAGGTGGTCCATGACTGATTGCGGGGTTTTATGTGGTTATAAAACCTTGGTCCTATGATTTCAGACCATGTGAGGCCTCTTTTGGATCCACCATGGTCTGGATCCGCATCTCTGGACTTCCTATATGGTACTACCAGGAGGAGACAATGATGCGCATAGCAGCGGCAGTGGAGAAGCCAATTAAAGTTGACTTAGCTACAAAATCGGCAGAGAAAGGCAAGTTTGCGCGTGCATGCGTCCAGATAGACCTCGGTATGGCAGTGATAAAGAAAATCATTGTTGATGACTATGAATATGAGGTAGAATACGAGTTTTCATCTTATTTGTGAGACGTGTTCATGCCATGGTCATGTAGCAAGGAAGTGCAAGAGTGCTTCTTCTTACATTGATGAGGGTGTGGAAGGAATTGCTTTGAATGAGAACCATGGGAAGGTGTCATCGAAAACTGACAAATTGCCGGAGATGAGGAATGTAACAATTGATCAAAAAATgtcattttttgaatttgaaaataatattggTGAGGAGCAAAAGAATAGGGAAGGTTCGGATTCATCGGAGAGTGTTTCTCGTGCAAATTACGTTAATTTGGCAACAAGTGATGAAGAGGAGGGGTGGACTAAGGTGATTAAAAAAGGAAAAGCTAAAGTGA is drawn from Arachis hypogaea cultivar Tifrunner chromosome 12, arahy.Tifrunner.gnm2.J5K5, whole genome shotgun sequence and contains these coding sequences:
- the LOC112727657 gene encoding putative receptor protein kinase ZmPK1 produces the protein MASSTLMLFLLVLYFSFQFSSSLDALNKGYSSLSVDKAEQDVIVSENGMFSAGFFEVGDNAFSFAIWFTRRTDSQNITTPTVVWMANRDQPVNGKRSKISLLHTGNLALVDAGQFQIWSSETESYLPTELRLGDDGNLVLRELQGGRILWQSFDFPTDTLLPGQHLTRSTQLVSSRTESNHSSGFYKLSFDNRNVLTLLYDGPDVSSTYWPDLVLRVWEAGRFTYNSSRIAVLNPLGHFDSSDNYSVRTSDYGVMLPRRLTIDHDGNLRVYSQDLSQKWYVSMQAISNSCSIHGICGANSVCRFDSKKGRKCSCVPGYKVKNQSDWSYGCESIFSATSNESDFTFLGLDRVEFYGYDYNFIPNCTYTDCENGCLNSSHCKGFQYSYDNVKGVFKCYQKRELLNGHLPGAARTITYLKVPKGKSFPPSYEDSVIRNSDCSVKIHREYLKKHVSHFVSFLLWFAAAIGVLEMTCIFVVLFLIKCQHNSSIDPHGHHLAAVGFRKFSYSELKKATKGFSQEIGRGAGGTVYKALLSDQRIAAVKKLNDAKQGEGEFLAEASIIGRLNHMNLIEMWGYCAEGKHRLLVYEYMENGSLADNLSSNTLDWSKRYNIALGTARGLAYLHEECLEWILHCDIKPQNILLDSNYQPKVADFGLSKLLNRDVLTNNPNFSMIRGTRGYMAPEWVFNLAVTSKVDVYSYGIVLLEMITGKNPTADIQAINGEEPYNGRLVTWVREKRRECASWVEQILDSALGSNYDENKMDILARVALGCIEEDKEERPTMSQVVEVLQNQDCDPNGGVYY